From Ostrinia nubilalis chromosome 9, ilOstNubi1.1, whole genome shotgun sequence, one genomic window encodes:
- the LOC135074462 gene encoding facilitated trehalose transporter Tret1-like, with amino-acid sequence MTERNSRKIQYFAGLCASLSFMFTGATLSWPSPAIPKFKSGAAGFEISNEQTSWVVSLLSAGAMPGCYLGQVLSERVGRRRTFLLSSLPGLLGACIILFTKTPILMCVARFMIGLTTGSVAVVAMIYITEIADKEVRGALGMLVQVMNNLGSLLIYGIGPFVSYTMLNTIIVTIPVVYAVCCLWLPESPYYHLKDGRVEEARKEFKLLKGSDDEKWIDDQLSVIRAHVKESMENKSTAKELFTNVKYRKAIYIVAGLKTVQYMTGILLIQSYLEVIFRQSSSVSGPRASIVYGVVQLFAGIGATFLTRWCRRRFLLLTSCLGVSIAMTTVGVYFYLQEKLQVSQETLNSISILPLAGLIGFNILYAIGAGNLPYIFQAELFPVNVKAVASSAATQFACILSFLVQKFYQSCKEIFGNYTVFWSFACIGYLGVVFIYFCVPETGNKTLEEVQDNVVDASEGVPLQSFRNGHETAEKLKG; translated from the exons ATGACGGAAAGGAACAGtcgaaaaatacaatatttcgCCGGATTATGTG CGTCGCTAAGTTTCATGTTCACGGGCGCCACGCTGTCTTGGCCGTCCCCAGCAATTCCTAAGTTCAAAAGTGGGGCAGCCGGCTTCGAAATATCGAAT GAACAAACATCATGGGTGGTTTCCCTGCTGTCAGCGGGAGCCATGCCGGGCTGCTACCTTGGCCAGGTGCTAAGCGAGCGAGTCGGTCGCCGCAGAACGTTTCTGCTCTCCTCTCTACCGGGCCTCTTAGGTGCG TGTATAATTTTATTCACCAAAACACCAATATTGATGTGTGTGGCGCGATTCATGATCGGTTTGACCACAGGATCTGTGGCAGTG gttGCAATGATATACATCACAGAAATCGCCGATAAGGAAGTGCGCGGAGCATTAGGGATGTTGGTCCAAGTGATGAACAACCTGGGTAGTCTGTTGATATATGGAATCGGACCCTTCGTGTCTTATACAATGTTGAATACCATAATCGTCACGATTCCCGTCGTGTATGCTGTCTGCTGCCTGTGGCTACCAGAGTCGCCGTACTACCATTTGAAGGACGGCAGAGTGGAAGAAGCTAGAAAAGAATTTAAATTGTTAAAGGGAAGCGATGATGAGAAG TGGATTGACGACCAGCTCAGCGTTATACGTGCACATGTAAAAGAAAGTATGGAAAATAAATCAACAGCAAAGGAACTATTCACCAACGTTAAGTATAGGAAGGCAATATACATAGTAGCAG GTTTGAAGACGGTACAGTACATGACTGGTATTCTATTGATCCAGTCGTACTTGGAGGTGATATTCAGACAGAGCAGCTCCGTGTCAGGTCCCCGAGCGAGTATTGTCTATGGAGTCGTCCAGCTTTTTgcag GTATCGGCGCAACGTTTCTAACTCGCTGGTGTCGCCGCCGGTTTCTACTGCTGACGTCGTGTCTGGGAGTGTCCATTGCGATGACAACCGTCGGCGTTTATTTCTACCTACAGGAGAAGCTGCAAGTCAGCCAGGAAACACTCAACTCTATCTCGATATTGCCCCTAGCAGGCCTCATAGGCTTCAACATTCTATACGCGATAGGAGCGGGCAACTTGCCTTATATTTTCCAGGCTGAGCTATTCCCGGTAAATGTCAAGGCCGTGGCCTCGAGCGCTGCCACACAGTTTGCTTGCATTCTCAGTTTCCTCGTACAGAAATTTTATCAAAGCTGCAAAGAGATTTTCGGCAATTACACTGTGTTTTGGTCGTTCGCCTGCATAGGCTACTTAGGAGTGGTCTTCATATACTTCTGTGTGCCCGAGACGGGGAACAAAACATTGGAAGAAGTGCAAGATAATGTTGTGGACGCTTCAGAGGGTGTGCCTTTGCAAAGTTTTAGAAATGGTCATGAGACTGCTGAAAAACTTAAAGGTTAG